Proteins from a genomic interval of Schistocerca cancellata isolate TAMUIC-IGC-003103 chromosome 8, iqSchCanc2.1, whole genome shotgun sequence:
- the LOC126095437 gene encoding uncharacterized protein LOC126095437, translating into MGKTQKWEKRKNGKNAKMGKTQKWEKRKYGKNANMGKTQIWEKRKYGKNANMGETQIWEKRKYGRNTNMGETQIWEKRKYGKNANMGETQIWEKRKYGKNANMGKTQIWEKRKYGKNANMGKTQIWEKRKYGKNANMGKTQICEKRKYGKNANMGKTQICEKRKHGKKANMGKKQTWEKSKHGKKANMGISQKWEKRKHEKNANMKKRKHVKTQTWEKRKHGKNADMGKTQTWEKRRHGKNADMGKTQTWEKRRHGKNADMGKTQTWEKRRHGKNADM; encoded by the coding sequence atggggaaaacgcaaaaatgggaaaaacgcaaaaatgggaaaaacgcaaaaatgggaaaaacgcaaaaatgggaaaaacgcaaatatgggaaaaacgcaaatatgggaaaaacgcaaatatgggaaaaacgcaaatatgggaaaaacgcaaatatgggagaaacgcaaatatgggagaaacgcaaatatgggagaaacacaaatatgggagaaacgcaaatatgggagaaacgcaaatatgggaaaaacgcaaatatgggagaaacgcaaatatgggaaaaacgcaaatatgggaaaaacgcaaatatggggaaaacgcaaatatgggaaaaacgcaaatatgggaaaaacgcaaatatgggaaaaacgcaaatatgggaaaaacgcaaatatgggaaaaacgcaaatatgggaaaaacgcaaatatgcgaaaaacgcaaatatgggaaaaacgcaaatatgggaaaaacgcaaatatgcgaaaaacgcaaacatgggaaaaaagcaaacatgggaaaaaagcaaacatgggaaaaaagcaaacatgggaaaaaagcaaacatgggaatatcgcagaaatgggaaaaacgcaaacatgagaaaaacgcaaacatgaaaaaacgcaaacatgtaaagacgcaaacatgggaaaaacgcaaacatgggaaaaacgcagacatgggaaaaacgcagacatgggaaaaacgcagacatgggaaaaacgcagacatgggaaaaacgcagacatgggaaaaacgcagacatgggaaaaacgcagacatgggaaaaacgcagacatgggaaaaacgcagacatgggaaaaacgcagacatgtaa